From the Candidatus Bathyarchaeota archaeon genome, one window contains:
- a CDS encoding DHH family phosphoesterase translates to MTFNDILGLLDQTQARHVLLLCHHNSDPDAVCSAYAFMGLLQKLRPKLSIEIGTGQGVSRLTKNLFRNLPITVNLHPDVEKADAIILLDTNTVQQLDSLAEHVTKTTSPIIVVDHHAAHPDTQALCRLCITNEDASSTCDIVYGFYKEQNIKPDQNQANALFIGMAFDTRHFVLANSGTFKAIADLVDSGVNAQEALSMLAMPMDFSERVARVKACRRARLLRLGNWIIALSHVSAYQASAARALTDLGAHMAAVAGEKGEKIEISMRCTREFSQKTGIHLGRDIAKPLGEALGGMGGGHAMAAGVNGTSDVEIALKRCLRLLKEKFAKTSNSE, encoded by the coding sequence ATGACCTTCAATGATATACTTGGGCTCTTAGACCAAACCCAAGCCCGCCACGTTTTGCTTCTTTGCCACCACAACAGCGACCCCGACGCAGTATGCTCAGCCTACGCCTTCATGGGCTTGCTGCAAAAGCTGCGTCCCAAACTGTCAATCGAAATCGGCACAGGACAAGGCGTTAGCAGGCTTACAAAAAACCTTTTCAGAAACCTGCCCATAACCGTGAACCTGCACCCAGACGTGGAAAAAGCCGACGCCATCATTTTGTTGGATACCAACACGGTGCAGCAGCTAGACAGCTTAGCAGAGCACGTAACCAAAACCACATCACCCATCATCGTTGTAGACCACCACGCAGCGCACCCCGACACCCAAGCCCTATGCAGACTATGCATAACCAACGAGGACGCCTCAAGCACCTGCGACATCGTCTACGGCTTCTACAAAGAACAAAACATCAAACCCGATCAAAACCAAGCAAACGCATTGTTCATAGGCATGGCTTTTGACACCCGCCATTTTGTACTGGCAAATTCGGGCACGTTCAAAGCGATTGCGGATTTGGTGGACAGCGGCGTTAACGCACAGGAAGCTTTGTCGATGCTGGCTATGCCCATGGATTTCTCAGAACGCGTGGCTAGGGTGAAAGCTTGTCGTCGTGCAAGGTTGCTAAGGCTGGGGAACTGGATAATTGCGTTAAGCCACGTAAGCGCGTACCAAGCATCAGCGGCTAGAGCTTTGACGGATTTGGGGGCACACATGGCAGCAGTTGCAGGCGAGAAAGGCGAGAAAATCGAAATTAGCATGCGCTGTACCCGCGAGTTTAGCCAAAAAACGGGCATCCACTTGGGCAGAGACATCGCCAAGCCGTTGGGCGAAGCTTTAGGCGGCATGGGAGGCGGTCACGCTATGGCAGCGGGCGTGAACGGCACTTCGGATGTGGAAATTGCACTGAAACGTTGCCTGCGGCTTTTGAAGGAAAAATTCGCCAAAACCTCCAATTCTGAGTAG
- a CDS encoding ATP-binding cassette domain-containing protein codes for MKPSYALGKQAQTMTVIETKNLTYTYPGASKPSIQDVSIKVEEGEFVLITGPSGCGKTTLCRTFNGLIPQFYQGEMQGEILVADLDASKRPIHEMAKHVGLVFQNPENQLFALSVEKDVAFGLENLEYTREEMRERVDWALNLAGIYDLRERSPHEMSGGQQQRVAIAAVLAMQPKIIVLDEPTSFLDPLSAERIFEVIYHLNKKLGITVVLVEHRLDLTAKYANHIIIMDEGKVCFDGDPKKVLSTEAARLIGVGIPKATLLYEMLQKEGADLEKTTPLASDELARILKEALHK; via the coding sequence ATGAAGCCGTCATACGCTTTAGGTAAGCAGGCACAAACAATGACGGTCATTGAAACCAAAAACCTAACATACACATACCCTGGCGCGTCAAAGCCGTCAATCCAAGACGTCTCCATAAAAGTTGAGGAAGGCGAATTTGTCCTCATCACGGGTCCAAGCGGCTGCGGCAAAACCACTTTGTGCCGAACTTTTAACGGTTTAATTCCACAGTTTTACCAAGGAGAAATGCAAGGCGAAATCTTGGTTGCAGATTTGGATGCTTCCAAAAGACCCATCCATGAGATGGCAAAGCATGTGGGATTGGTTTTTCAAAACCCCGAAAACCAGCTATTCGCGTTGAGCGTAGAAAAAGACGTTGCGTTTGGGCTGGAAAACTTGGAGTATACGCGTGAGGAGATGCGTGAGCGGGTGGATTGGGCGCTTAACTTGGCGGGTATCTATGATTTGCGGGAGCGTTCACCTCATGAAATGTCAGGCGGCCAGCAGCAGCGCGTGGCGATTGCAGCGGTTTTAGCCATGCAACCTAAAATCATAGTTTTAGATGAACCCACAAGCTTTCTAGACCCCTTAAGCGCAGAAAGAATTTTTGAAGTAATCTATCACCTAAACAAGAAACTGGGCATAACCGTGGTTTTGGTAGAGCACCGCTTGGACTTGACCGCGAAATATGCTAACCACATCATAATTATGGACGAGGGCAAGGTCTGCTTTGATGGTGACCCAAAAAAGGTGTTGAGCACTGAAGCTGCGCGGCTAATTGGCGTGGGTATTCCTAAAGCAACGCTTCTGTATGAGATGCTGCAAAAAGAAGGTGCAGACCTTGAAAAAACCACGCCCCTAGCCTCCGATGAGTTGGCAAGAATCTTAAAGGAGGCACTGCACAAGTAA
- a CDS encoding energy-coupling factor ABC transporter ATP-binding protein, whose amino-acid sequence MLTVDNVRFSYPSGVEALKGVSLTVKDGEFVAIMGQNGAGKTTLVKQFNGLLKPTQGSVQVDGVETSKSSVASLARKVGFVFQNPDHQLFSESVEEEIGFALKNFGYKPEVIEERVDWAVNLLGISQYRKTSPFMLSGGERKRVALASVLAWDPQILVLDEPTIGQDHRQKQNLRQFVMQLQTQKKTIVMVTHDVEFVAECNPRVVLMRGGQILADGKGKDMLTDESLLAQSSIVLPQIAQVFTQLTAEGLPKNIIDIYEAKTLLFEALRRKQP is encoded by the coding sequence ATGCTAACTGTGGATAACGTGCGGTTCTCGTATCCCAGCGGCGTAGAAGCCCTCAAAGGCGTCTCTCTAACCGTCAAAGACGGCGAGTTCGTTGCGATTATGGGACAAAACGGCGCAGGCAAAACCACGCTGGTCAAGCAATTCAACGGATTGCTAAAGCCAACCCAAGGCAGCGTACAAGTCGACGGCGTAGAAACCAGCAAAAGCAGCGTCGCCTCGTTAGCACGCAAAGTCGGATTCGTCTTCCAAAACCCCGACCACCAACTTTTCAGCGAATCTGTCGAAGAAGAAATCGGGTTTGCCCTCAAAAACTTTGGATACAAACCAGAAGTCATTGAAGAACGCGTAGATTGGGCGGTAAACCTGCTTGGGATTAGCCAGTACCGTAAGACATCGCCGTTTATGCTCAGCGGAGGAGAACGAAAACGTGTCGCGTTGGCGTCGGTTTTGGCTTGGGACCCGCAGATTCTGGTTTTAGACGAACCCACCATAGGGCAAGACCACAGGCAAAAACAAAACCTACGCCAATTCGTTATGCAGCTGCAAACCCAGAAGAAGACCATTGTTATGGTTACGCATGATGTGGAGTTTGTGGCAGAATGCAATCCGCGGGTTGTTTTGATGCGTGGCGGACAAATCTTAGCCGACGGGAAGGGCAAGGACATGTTAACTGATGAGTCGCTGCTTGCGCAGTCGTCAATTGTTTTGCCTCAAATCGCGCAGGTTTTCACACAGCTAACCGCTGAAGGACTGCCAAAAAATATCATCGACATCTATGAAGCAAAAACGCTGCTGTTTGAAGCGTTGCGGAGGAAACAACCATGA
- a CDS encoding energy-coupling factor transporter transmembrane protein EcfT — protein MSIFDGMKFRKVYSPIHNLDPRIKFIYVISVFLAAILFGAIIPLVALFLLQVPFVLMARVQKQWLRSLRGAAFLATFIFIVNIAGNFFVNGYVITAANIENAVAMTLRFVVLVESFSVFFLTTSPDHLGLALEESRVPYEFSFAFTTAVRFVPVLAEEAQTIMDAQKARGLELEKGNLMKRIRKYIPVLIPLIVSAIRRSLELAEAMESRAWGAAKKRTNLYALKLHRNDYLLLIVILAILAVTVYMFLYVQIPTVRGFFGFP, from the coding sequence ATGAGCATATTCGACGGCATGAAATTCCGCAAAGTCTACTCCCCCATACACAACCTCGACCCCCGCATAAAATTCATCTACGTCATATCCGTATTTTTAGCCGCCATACTGTTTGGAGCTATTATTCCGTTGGTTGCCTTGTTTTTGTTGCAGGTGCCGTTTGTGCTGATGGCGCGTGTCCAAAAGCAGTGGCTACGTTCACTTCGGGGCGCCGCGTTCTTAGCAACTTTCATATTCATCGTAAACATCGCGGGCAACTTTTTTGTAAACGGCTACGTGATAACCGCTGCAAACATTGAGAACGCCGTGGCTATGACACTACGGTTTGTGGTTTTGGTTGAATCGTTCTCCGTGTTCTTCTTGACAACTTCGCCTGACCATTTGGGGTTGGCGTTGGAGGAGAGCCGTGTGCCCTACGAATTCAGCTTCGCCTTCACCACGGCAGTTCGTTTCGTGCCTGTTCTTGCTGAAGAAGCCCAAACGATTATGGATGCGCAAAAAGCCCGCGGTTTGGAGCTTGAAAAAGGCAATTTGATGAAGCGCATACGCAAATACATCCCCGTGCTCATACCCCTAATTGTAAGCGCCATCAGACGAAGCCTCGAGTTAGCTGAAGCCATGGAGTCCCGAGCATGGGGCGCAGCAAAAAAACGAACCAACCTGTACGCGCTAAAACTGCACAGAAACGACTACCTGCTGCTAATAGTTATCTTGGCAATCTTGGCGGTAACGGTCTACATGTTCTTGTACGTGCAAATTCCCACGGTACGCGGCTTCTTTGGCTTCCCATAA
- a CDS encoding TIM barrel protein, translated as MVEHARFGPAGVPPVFRVMGAKTADVPKLLREEGLDAFEYAAVRWGQYPQIKQEEAQKLGVAAKQNDVKLSVHASYFINLAGEPQIVQASKNRLIAAATAAHWMGAYVVVFHAGFYGKNSKPQTYKKSVQAIKEVLQTLKDQGIQDVKLGPETMGRHSQFGTIEEIVDVCEEIEQTQLVIDWGHMHARSGGQLKTPQDFREIINKAEHKLGIEAVRNMHCHFSKIEYTYKSGEKRHHQLDNPAYGPEFENLAHIIKEYKMHPTIICETPMLDIDAKQMRDTLQKIQETI; from the coding sequence ATGGTTGAGCATGCACGGTTTGGTCCTGCGGGTGTTCCCCCAGTGTTTAGGGTGATGGGGGCAAAGACTGCTGATGTTCCCAAGCTGCTGCGAGAGGAAGGGTTGGATGCGTTTGAGTACGCGGCGGTTAGGTGGGGGCAGTATCCGCAGATTAAACAAGAAGAAGCACAGAAACTGGGCGTGGCAGCCAAACAAAACGACGTCAAACTGAGCGTACACGCTTCTTATTTTATCAACTTGGCAGGCGAACCCCAAATCGTCCAAGCCAGCAAGAACAGGTTAATCGCAGCAGCCACAGCAGCGCATTGGATGGGTGCGTACGTGGTGGTTTTTCACGCGGGGTTTTATGGCAAAAACAGCAAACCCCAAACGTACAAGAAAAGCGTGCAAGCCATCAAAGAGGTTTTGCAAACCCTCAAAGACCAAGGCATACAAGACGTGAAGCTGGGTCCTGAAACCATGGGACGCCACAGCCAATTCGGAACCATAGAAGAAATCGTAGATGTCTGCGAAGAAATCGAGCAAACCCAGCTAGTCATCGACTGGGGACACATGCACGCGCGAAGCGGAGGACAACTCAAAACACCCCAGGACTTTCGCGAAATCATAAACAAAGCCGAACACAAACTGGGTATAGAAGCCGTACGCAACATGCACTGCCACTTCAGCAAAATCGAATACACCTACAAATCAGGAGAAAAACGCCACCACCAACTAGACAACCCCGCCTACGGACCCGAATTTGAAAACCTCGCTCACATCATCAAAGAATACAAAATGCATCCCACCATCATCTGCGAAACCCCCATGCTTGACATCGACGCCAAACAAATGCGCGATACGCTACAAAAAATCCAGGAAACCATCTAA
- a CDS encoding molybdopterin-binding protein, which produces MPKQKWRVNMFRKLLSYQEAKDIVAQKIKVAPLGVEALSLLDATGRVLAADVVAQLDIPPFNRSTVDGYAVKAKETYGAEENEPVKLKVCGMIHIGAPPPVTVKNGEAAEIVTGAPIPKGADAVVMVEDTNKENDVVNIYRSTTPNENILKKGADIHKDELTLKTGTTLGSREIGVLAALGNAKAKVYKLPKVAVLSTGGEVVDPTTKKLPPGKIYDINAYSICTAVKEHGGLPLYWGVVPDEKPKLHAALKKALAAADVVVTSGGVSVGPKDIVPSTVDSLGEPGLLFSGIALKPGKPVTVGLAGEKPIFSFPGHPTSALLTFHLFAGPVIQMMAGKDPKERATIQATAGKRMFSAKGRRTFVMVRLTQTASGWQADPVETGASGAITTLAKADGYVEVPADQQFIDAQEKTTVSLFKTIQ; this is translated from the coding sequence TTGCCCAAGCAGAAGTGGCGAGTTAACATGTTTAGAAAACTGCTCTCTTACCAAGAAGCCAAGGATATAGTCGCCCAAAAAATCAAAGTCGCGCCACTAGGCGTTGAAGCGCTTTCTTTGCTTGATGCAACAGGACGCGTTTTAGCCGCTGACGTAGTTGCCCAATTAGATATTCCTCCGTTTAACCGCTCAACCGTCGACGGGTACGCAGTAAAAGCCAAAGAAACCTACGGCGCAGAAGAAAACGAGCCCGTAAAACTCAAAGTCTGCGGCATGATACACATCGGCGCCCCCCCTCCCGTAACCGTAAAGAACGGTGAAGCCGCCGAAATCGTCACAGGCGCCCCCATCCCCAAAGGCGCCGACGCAGTTGTCATGGTCGAAGACACAAACAAAGAAAACGACGTCGTCAACATCTACCGCAGCACCACTCCAAACGAGAACATCCTCAAAAAAGGCGCCGACATACACAAAGACGAACTTACCCTCAAAACAGGAACCACCTTGGGTTCACGCGAAATCGGCGTCTTAGCCGCGCTGGGAAACGCTAAAGCCAAAGTCTACAAGCTCCCAAAAGTTGCCGTGCTCTCCACAGGCGGAGAAGTCGTAGACCCCACCACCAAAAAACTGCCCCCCGGAAAAATTTATGACATAAACGCTTACAGCATCTGCACCGCCGTAAAAGAACACGGAGGCTTGCCTTTGTATTGGGGCGTGGTTCCAGACGAGAAACCCAAACTGCACGCTGCCCTCAAAAAAGCCTTAGCCGCAGCTGACGTTGTCGTGACCTCAGGCGGGGTCTCTGTTGGACCCAAAGATATCGTGCCCTCAACCGTGGACTCTTTAGGCGAGCCTGGACTGCTTTTTTCTGGAATCGCATTAAAACCTGGCAAACCCGTAACCGTCGGACTCGCAGGCGAAAAACCCATCTTCTCCTTCCCTGGACACCCCACCTCCGCCTTGCTAACTTTCCACTTGTTTGCAGGTCCCGTGATTCAGATGATGGCGGGCAAAGACCCCAAAGAACGAGCAACAATCCAAGCCACCGCGGGCAAACGCATGTTTTCGGCTAAGGGCAGGCGAACCTTTGTTATGGTACGCTTAACCCAAACCGCGTCAGGGTGGCAAGCTGACCCCGTGGAAACAGGTGCGTCAGGAGCCATAACCACGCTCGCAAAAGCTGACGGCTACGTCGAAGTTCCCGCTGACCAACAATTCATAGACGCCCAAGAAAAAACCACCGTTTCCTTGTTCAAAACCATCCAATAA